In Collimonas arenae, a single genomic region encodes these proteins:
- a CDS encoding class I SAM-dependent methyltransferase has protein sequence MNHNPYACNKVPEITSCKCCAQTSTLVGVVDFSRCGADVHAGKKVDPYAGWPVYFYRCGACGFTFTRALDNWSAEDFATHIYNDDYVRHDPDYLGARPRSNADLIMHNMGSVRERTSLLDYGSGMGLMTEILEQNGFDSVASFDPFSSTRRPDRQFNMVTCFEVFEHVQDPIALVKDINRFLSPDGAVLFSTLLCTPQAVDGGLHNWWYCAPRNGHISFYTLEALTALAARFELRVLSFSDGLHAMYRPQIAEWLKPFIPSNG, from the coding sequence ATGAATCATAATCCTTACGCATGCAATAAAGTTCCAGAAATCACCTCGTGCAAATGTTGTGCTCAGACTTCAACGCTGGTTGGCGTGGTTGATTTTTCCAGATGCGGCGCGGATGTACATGCGGGTAAGAAGGTTGATCCCTATGCGGGCTGGCCGGTGTACTTTTACCGCTGCGGTGCTTGCGGCTTCACCTTCACCCGGGCGCTCGACAACTGGAGCGCCGAAGATTTTGCTACGCACATTTACAACGACGACTACGTCCGCCATGATCCGGATTACCTTGGCGCCAGGCCACGCTCCAATGCTGATCTAATCATGCACAACATGGGGAGCGTTAGGGAGCGGACCAGCTTGCTCGACTATGGTTCAGGCATGGGCTTGATGACTGAAATTCTCGAACAAAACGGCTTTGACTCCGTTGCCAGCTTCGATCCGTTCTCCTCCACCCGGCGTCCTGATCGACAGTTCAACATGGTGACTTGCTTCGAAGTATTCGAACACGTGCAGGACCCGATAGCCCTCGTCAAGGACATCAACAGATTCCTCAGCCCTGATGGCGCGGTGCTGTTCAGCACTTTGCTCTGTACACCACAAGCGGTTGATGGAGGCTTGCACAACTGGTGGTATTGCGCGCCTCGCAACGGCCATATTTCCTTCTATACGCTGGAGGCGTTGACCGCGCTGGCGGCGCGCTTCGAGTTGCGGGTTCTCAGCTTTAGCGACGGTTTGCATGCAATGTACCGACCGCAGATCGCGGAATGGCTGAAGCCATTCATACCGTCAAACGGCTAA
- a CDS encoding tetratricopeptide repeat protein → MNIKLHATSEISPHVAGFIVDQDGFVFFKDAFLFLSPKERGAFRLLLEAWPNVVSKAEFSKNIWAGRMSDGGLARCITRLRHSLAPFKLAHIDSFYKGGYRLTIVPEEVMASAPVVSRSTIHARPLDPEKVDPALIEACTYARQLLEQRSLEAIDRAELVLRNTIASAPDYVAAKLLFAQCAVSKINYGADVKRSVIDEGLTMLEWVEDIAPQTPGLQSQIGRLLDCKWDFHEARLRHKRALAMFPDDATANLNYGLHLLIEGAYSDAVAVFRTAVELNPFSPHLAVILARAGALASGDVAEAVALARATYLSHKDSVQTYLYLLCTLATKDPQPEIAHAARHFARTRATWALASGAISYILARCGDHAGALEIISKESKEDAGIHAIYTGALLSMGMLEEAMTRVKKAVACGCGPLPIILNMPENLGLHKHPDYPEVRLSVFSRVANM, encoded by the coding sequence ATGAATATCAAATTACATGCGACCTCAGAAATTAGTCCACACGTCGCCGGATTTATAGTTGATCAGGATGGCTTTGTTTTCTTTAAAGACGCTTTTCTTTTTCTGTCACCAAAAGAACGCGGCGCATTCCGCTTGTTGCTTGAGGCGTGGCCGAATGTGGTTTCCAAAGCGGAGTTTTCTAAGAATATATGGGCAGGACGCATGTCAGACGGTGGCCTTGCTCGTTGCATAACCAGACTTCGACACTCGTTGGCGCCGTTTAAATTAGCTCATATAGATTCATTTTATAAGGGCGGATATCGATTAACGATTGTGCCTGAAGAGGTGATGGCAAGCGCCCCGGTCGTTTCGCGATCAACTATCCATGCTCGCCCATTGGATCCCGAAAAAGTTGATCCTGCACTGATTGAAGCGTGTACGTACGCCCGGCAATTGCTTGAGCAACGCTCCCTGGAAGCGATTGATCGAGCTGAACTGGTTTTACGAAACACAATTGCAAGCGCACCCGATTACGTGGCTGCTAAATTACTTTTTGCACAGTGCGCAGTGAGTAAAATAAACTATGGTGCTGACGTAAAGCGATCTGTAATAGATGAAGGCTTGACGATGCTTGAATGGGTTGAGGATATAGCGCCTCAAACACCTGGCTTGCAATCGCAAATAGGACGTTTGCTGGATTGCAAATGGGATTTTCACGAAGCCCGCCTTCGGCATAAAAGGGCGTTGGCCATGTTTCCCGACGACGCCACGGCAAACTTGAATTATGGATTGCACCTGCTCATTGAGGGTGCTTATTCGGATGCCGTAGCCGTATTTCGCACCGCAGTTGAGTTAAACCCTTTCTCGCCGCATTTGGCGGTAATACTCGCTCGTGCAGGTGCTTTAGCCAGTGGAGATGTGGCCGAGGCTGTCGCATTGGCTCGAGCCACATACCTTTCTCATAAAGACAGTGTGCAAACTTATTTATATTTGCTATGCACATTGGCGACGAAGGATCCGCAACCTGAAATTGCACATGCGGCACGACATTTTGCGCGAACTCGTGCAACGTGGGCGCTTGCGTCCGGTGCTATTTCATATATTCTTGCACGGTGCGGAGATCATGCCGGGGCTCTTGAAATTATTTCAAAAGAATCTAAAGAAGACGCCGGCATTCACGCCATATATACAGGGGCACTACTGTCGATGGGGATGCTTGAAGAAGCAATGACGAGAGTAAAGAAGGCGGTGGCCTGTGGCTGTGGACCATTGCCAATAATATTGAATATGCCGGAAAATCTCGGGCTGCACAAACATCCTGATTACCCAGAGGTACGTTTGAGTGTATTTTCCCGTGTCGCGAACATGTAG
- a CDS encoding transposase, with protein MVLRDDQWRRLEPLLLGRQGDSGASGRDNRLFIDAVLWYVLGGTGVLWSKLPSKFGKWNTVYMRFKRWNESGIWQQLVEDMADDDELYGAIKKIADFGNCRKVSAVRKALRKTNREVYNSSFAQAPINEEISSETDVSTLHWLSLVD; from the coding sequence ATGGTTCTTCGAGACGATCAATGGAGAAGACTAGAGCCGTTACTGTTAGGTAGGCAGGGCGATTCGGGGGCTAGCGGACGCGACAACCGTCTATTTATCGATGCAGTACTGTGGTATGTGCTGGGAGGGACGGGCGTATTATGGAGCAAGTTGCCCTCGAAATTCGGGAAATGGAATACCGTTTATATGCGCTTTAAGCGTTGGAATGAAAGTGGCATCTGGCAGCAACTCGTTGAAGATATGGCCGATGACGACGAGCTATATGGCGCAATAAAAAAGATCGCTGATTTCGGGAACTGCAGAAAAGTAAGTGCAGTGCGGAAGGCATTAAGGAAAACCAATCGGGAAGTTTATAACTCAAGTTTCGCCCAGGCTCCTATCAATGAAGAAATCAGTTCCGAGACTGACGTTTCGACTTTACACTGGTTGTCATTAGTAGATTAG